A genomic stretch from Arachis stenosperma cultivar V10309 chromosome 3, arast.V10309.gnm1.PFL2, whole genome shotgun sequence includes:
- the LOC130968224 gene encoding organ-specific protein S2-like: MTKPTTLAFLSSLLFFVLFVAAVESRKDRGMVEGFQSLLQVKVENKPNTEEILLDEGPNKQKCEEKKVMIMEKEMILEDFEPSSSITTNNNDNIHFKLKNIEFEPRPSATAYNNDNIQSSTKYND, encoded by the exons ATGACGAAGCCAACTACTCTTGCTTTCCTCTCCTCCCTTCTCTTCTTCGTTTTG TTTGTTGCTGCTGTGGAATCAAGAAAAGACCGAGGAATGGTAGAAGGATTTCAAAGCCTTCTCCAAGTGAAGGTTGAGAATAAGCCAAATACTGAAGAGATATTACTTGATGAAGGTCCTAATAAGCAGAAATGTGAAGAGAAGAAAGTGATGATTATGGAAAAAGAGATGATTCTAGAAGATTTTGAACCAAGTTCAAGTATTACAACCAACAACAACGACAATATTCATTTCAAGTTGAAGAACATTGAATTTGAGCCAAGACCAAGTGCCACTGCTTACAACAATGATAATATTCAAAGTAGCACCAAGTATAACGATTAG
- the LOC130965341 gene encoding lysM domain receptor-like kinase 4 has product MDNTIVLFTVSFLLVSSNGIMSQQNYSGNSVLSCSNNDTEGPSSDFLYTCNGFQKSCLTFLIFKSQTPHNTIATISNLTSSNPEDLARFNNATHSTLFRTGKEVIVPLNCSCPTREHDDDYDEYYQAQTTYVLPKDPTYFTTAKDTFQGLTTCDSLQRYNPYGVLDLHPGMVLHVPLICACPTARQAGSGTKYLLTYSVNWGDNVSNIATRFHVNASSMVDANGLSSENEMLYPFTIVLIPLTSEPNSTITKVQNGQPPSPTTLYTVRKDKTKTKRKRIIVALTSSASFLFFLFVVLSLVFVRRKRLEIFFRGDRRGRTKQVFSEQIREGVASIELLSKVYKFDEIKEADENFSASNRIKGSVYRGVFGKEREIMAIKKMNLGASKEVNLLGRINHFNLIKLEGYCEKDGSFYLVFEYMENDPCYVHKAINTDNILLNKDLRAKIANFTLAKESDREVTSSCSYYTSHVVGTRGYMAPEYLDSGRVTSKMDVYAFGVVLLELITGKDSIIVQDDGTETMLSSIILNLIDKDDAEEKLGLFIDPSLMGNSEKVCAIQLVKLSLACLVEEPSRRPNMAEVVSSLLRIYTEIETRTLPCRINDSGSTERLNRIECDWRNEE; this is encoded by the exons ATGGATAATACTATTGTTCTCTTCACAGTAAGCTTTCTTCTTGTATCTTCAAATGGCATCATGTCACAGCAGAATTATTCAGGAAACTCAGTACTAAGTTGCAGCAACAACGACACAGAGGGTCCTTCTTCAGATTTCCTATACACCTGCAATGGATTCCAAAAATCTTGCTTAACCTTTCTCATATTCAAATCCCAAACTCCTCACAACACCATTGCCACAATCTCCAACCTCACTTCCTCAAACCCAGAGGACCTTGCAAGGTTCAACAACGCCACTCATTCCACACTGTTCCGAACCGGCAAAGAAGTCATTGTCCCTCTCAATTGTTCTTGTCCAACCAGAGAAcatgatgatgattatgatgaGTACTATCAAGCTCAAACCACATACGTTCTGCCAAAAGATCCAACATATTTTACAACAGCAAAAGATACCTTTCAGGGATTAACCACGTGCGATTCTCTCCAGCGTTACAATCCTTATGGGGTTCTTGATTTGCATCCTGGCATGGTGTTGCACGTGCCCCTCATATGCGCTTGTCCGACGGCGCGTCAAGCCGGTAGCGGCACCAAGTATTTGCTGACCTACTCGGTTAATTGGGGTGATAACGTCTCTAATATCGCAACACGGTTCCATGTCAACGCAAGTAGTATGGTTGATGCCAATGGTTTATCCTCAGAAAATGAAATGCTCTATCCATTCACAATTGTCCTGATTCCATTAACAAGTGAACCCAACAGCACAATAACCAAAGTTCAAAATGGTCAACCACCTTCTCCGACTACTCTTTACACTGTAAGAAAGGATAAGAcaaagacaaaaagaaaaagaatcataGTTGCTCTTACTTCTTCTGCGAGTTTCTTGTTTTTTCTGTTTGTCGTTTTATCTCTCGTGTTTGTGCGTAGAAAGAGATTAGAAATTTTCTTCAGGGGAGATAGAAGAGGCAGAACAAAGCAAGTGTTTTCAGAACAAATACGTGAAGGGGTAGCAAGCATTGAGCTTCTTTCCAAAGTGTACAAGTTTgatgaaattaaagaagcagATGAGAATTTCAGTGCAAGCAACAGAATCAAAGGCTCTGTCTACCGTGGGGTATTTGGTAAGGAGAGGGAAATCATGGCGATCAAGAAGATGAATTTGGGTGCCTCTAAGGAAGTGAATTTGTTAGGAAGGATCAATCACTTCAACCTGATAAAGCTGGAAGGTTACTGTGAAAAAGATGGATCCTTCTATCTTGTTTTTGAGTACATGGAAAATG ATCCTTGCTATGTTCACAAGGCCATAAACACTGacaatatattattaaataaagatcTAAGGGCCAAGATAGCGAATTTCACTTTGGCTAAAGAATCAGATAGAGAAGTAACAAGCTCTTGTTCTTATTACACATCACATGTTGTGGGAACTAGGGGTTATATGGCTCCAGAGTATCTTGATTCAGGGAGAGTCACATCGAAGATGGACGTGTATGCGTTCGGAGTGGTGCTGTTGGAATTGATCACTGGCAAAGATTCTATTATTGTGCAGGATGATGGAACTGAGACGATGCTTTCATCAATCATATTGAATCTCATTGATAAAGATGATGCAGAAGAGAAACTCGGTTTGTTCATTGATCCTAGTCTCATGGGAAACAGTGAGAAGGTCTGTGCAATTCAGCTAGTTAAGCTAAGCCTAGCATGCTTGGTTGAAGAACCTTCAAGGAGACCAAACATGGCAGAAGTGGTCTCGAGTTTGCTTAGAATATATACAGAAATTGAGACAAGAACGTTACCCTGCCGCATCAATGACAGTGGAAGCACGGAGAGGTTAAATCGTATAGAGTGTGACTGGAGAAATGAAGAGTGA
- the LOC130968222 gene encoding BURP domain-containing protein BNM2A-like, whose amino-acid sequence MHYSATNMAQNVLPWILLLHFLLIMCSSYGIIGRELGMNHHGTITSNDDHKHDHHHHHHDIDPSLMVFLTMKDLKVGQRMPIYFPKRDPSTSPKLWPKQEADSVPFSLEKLPQLLQLFGFARDSAQAKAMEDTLRECESKPIKGEVKFCATSLDSMLDFAQSILGKDSGFRVLSTSHKTKSSVSFQNYTMLEDIKEMEAPKMVACHTMPYPYGVFYCHSQTTLNKVYSVPLEGENGDKVEAIVVCHLDTSQWGSSHPSFQVLAVKPGTTSVCHFFPADNLIFVPKVLQSHAGFSAM is encoded by the exons ATGCATTATTCAGCTACAAACATGGCTCAAAATGTTCTACCATGGATCCTCTTGCTCCATTTCCTACTTATCATG TGTTCATCTTATGGAATCATTGGAAGGGAATTGGGTATGAATCATCATGGAACAATAACATCTAATGATGATCACAAacatgatcatcatcatcatcatcatgacaTAGACCCTTCTCTAATGGTGTTCTTGACAATGAAGGATTTGAAGGTAGGTCAAAGAATGCCAATTTATTTTcccaagagagacccttcaacTTCACCGAAGCTATGGCCAAAGCAAGAAGCTGATTCAGTTCCTTTCTCGTTGGAAAAACTCCCACAACTCCTCCAACTCTTTGGCTTCGCCCGCGATTCTGCGCAGGCGAAAGCCATGGAAGATACCCTGAGGGAATGTGAGAGCAAGCCCATCAAAGGAGAGGTCAAGTTCTGTGCAACTTCCTTAGATTCCATGCTTGATTTCGCTCAAAGCATTCTGGGAAAAGATTCCGGGTTTCGAGTCCTTTCGACTTCTCACAAGACTAAGTCTAGTGTGAGTTTCCAGAATTATACAATGTTAGAAGACATTAAAGAGATGGAAGCTCCGAAGATGGTGGCTTGTCACACCATGCCTTACCCTTATGGTGTTTTCTATTGCCATAGCCAGACAACTCTGAACAAGGTTTATAGTGTGCCACTTgaaggtgagaatggtgataagGTGGAAGCTATCGTTGTTTGTCATTTGGATACTTCACAATGGGGGTCTTCTCATCCTTCATTTCAAGTTCTTGCTGTTAAGCCTGGAACCACTTCAGTGTGCCACTTTTTCCCTGCCGATAATCTTATCTTTGTTCCAAAAGTACTTCAATCCCATGCTGGATTTTCTGCCATGTGA